A DNA window from Pseudodesulfovibrio thermohalotolerans contains the following coding sequences:
- a CDS encoding phage regulatory CII family protein — protein MFEKNLTKKMQDLVLDGHIPAKEVSRAIKKPYSTLLRELNPFDAHAKLGAETMFEIVKATRNISILEFMAREMGYTLMPLDGIRRVERGSSPRLSRERETTM, from the coding sequence ATGTTCGAGAAGAACCTGACCAAGAAAATGCAGGACCTGGTCCTGGACGGCCACATCCCGGCAAAGGAGGTGTCCCGGGCGATCAAGAAGCCCTATTCCACGCTGCTTCGGGAGCTCAATCCATTTGACGCTCATGCCAAGCTCGGGGCCGAAACCATGTTCGAAATCGTCAAGGCGACGCGCAACATCTCAATCCTCGAATTCATGGCCCGCGAAATGGGCTACACCCTAATGCCGCTCGACGGCATCAGGCGGGTGGAACGCGGCAGCAGCCCCCGTCTCTCCCGCGAACGGGAAACGACCATGTAG
- a CDS encoding ATP-binding protein — MIQQSRARLSRADSLSRRAKLAQIAFISVIVLAFSCALVLFNGYRLHVRLSDRADSIAHMARTSLATAVWQVDYASARDFIDAVLEDDTVAFAQVVTGREIMASQSRPRFTGHDFDYFANDHRFITKSVEIRKYGDWIGSFNLAVSTEGYVQEMVMFGGLTFALALLLILTLTLAAVRYMRKHFLAPLMDLEESATTIADGNLDAPIDTSASNELGSLARAIDDMRQSVRHLIRDLQEANAKLQNHQNILESRVKERTEELKSKNDSLNSALDQVRRAKKAADMANAAKSSFLASMSHEIRTPMNAILGMADILWETELSEDQARYVDVFRTAGENLLEILDDILDLSKIEAGHLTLERTWFSLDDILDRSCGIIRNKAAQKGLNLTCTPSMNVPKRLEGDPTRLRQILFNLLGNAIKFTDSGSVALNVEQASNDGKTALLHFSISDTGVGVSGDKLGAIFEAFTQADSSTTRQFGGTGLGLAISKELVHMMDGRIWAESTPGRGSTFHFTARFGTAPRAESPAPEPQPAAEDTPLPPLDILMFEDSRYNAFVAQTYLEDTLCGLTVAEDGKSGVELFKNGDFDLILMDIQMPIMDGFEATRNIRDWEREQGLAPTPVVAMTAFAMDEDARRCFEAGADYHLPKPVKKSALFDIIRKLAGERPGRSGSEDHA, encoded by the coding sequence ATGATCCAACAATCCAGAGCCCGGCTTTCCAGGGCCGACTCTCTCAGCCGACGGGCAAAACTGGCCCAGATCGCCTTCATCTCGGTCATTGTTCTGGCTTTTTCCTGCGCGCTCGTCCTGTTCAACGGCTACCGGCTCCATGTCCGCCTGTCGGATCGGGCGGACAGCATCGCGCACATGGCCCGGACCAGTCTGGCCACGGCGGTCTGGCAGGTCGACTACGCCTCGGCCCGCGACTTCATCGACGCCGTGCTCGAAGACGACACCGTGGCCTTCGCCCAAGTCGTCACCGGCCGGGAGATCATGGCCTCACAAAGCCGCCCGCGCTTCACGGGCCATGACTTCGACTACTTCGCCAACGACCATAGGTTCATCACCAAATCCGTCGAAATCCGCAAATACGGCGACTGGATAGGCTCCTTCAACCTGGCCGTTTCCACCGAAGGGTACGTGCAGGAGATGGTTATGTTCGGAGGGCTGACCTTCGCCTTGGCCCTGCTCCTGATCCTGACCCTGACCCTGGCCGCGGTCCGCTACATGCGCAAACACTTCCTGGCCCCGCTCATGGATCTCGAAGAGTCGGCCACGACCATCGCCGACGGCAATCTCGACGCGCCCATCGATACTTCGGCCTCCAATGAGCTGGGCAGCCTCGCCCGGGCCATCGACGACATGCGCCAATCCGTGCGCCACCTGATCCGCGACCTCCAGGAGGCCAACGCCAAGCTCCAGAATCACCAGAACATCCTGGAGAGCAGGGTCAAGGAGCGCACCGAGGAACTCAAGAGCAAAAACGATTCCCTGAACAGTGCCCTGGACCAGGTGCGCCGGGCCAAGAAGGCCGCCGACATGGCCAACGCAGCCAAAAGCAGCTTCCTGGCCTCCATGAGCCATGAAATCAGGACGCCCATGAACGCCATCCTCGGCATGGCCGACATCCTCTGGGAAACGGAACTCTCCGAGGATCAGGCGCGTTACGTGGACGTCTTCCGCACGGCGGGCGAGAACCTCCTCGAAATCCTGGACGACATCCTGGACCTGTCCAAAATCGAGGCTGGCCACCTGACCCTGGAGCGGACTTGGTTCTCCCTGGACGACATCCTGGACCGCTCCTGCGGAATCATCCGGAACAAGGCCGCGCAAAAAGGGTTGAACCTGACCTGCACCCCCTCCATGAATGTGCCCAAACGGCTGGAGGGCGACCCCACCCGGCTGCGCCAGATTCTCTTCAACCTGCTGGGCAACGCGATCAAGTTCACGGATTCGGGCTCGGTGGCCCTGAACGTTGAGCAGGCGTCCAACGACGGCAAGACCGCCCTGCTGCATTTCTCCATCTCCGACACTGGCGTCGGCGTGTCCGGCGACAAGCTCGGGGCCATATTCGAAGCTTTCACCCAGGCGGACAGCTCGACCACACGCCAGTTCGGCGGCACGGGCCTGGGGCTGGCCATCAGCAAGGAGCTGGTCCACATGATGGACGGACGCATCTGGGCCGAAAGCACCCCGGGCAGAGGAAGCACCTTCCATTTCACCGCCCGATTCGGCACCGCCCCCAGAGCGGAATCCCCCGCGCCCGAGCCGCAACCGGCCGCCGAGGACACCCCGTTGCCCCCTCTGGACATCCTCATGTTCGAGGATTCCCGATACAACGCCTTTGTGGCCCAGACCTACCTCGAAGACACGCTCTGCGGCCTGACCGTGGCGGAAGACGGCAAGTCCGGCGTCGAGCTTTTCAAGAATGGAGACTTCGACCTGATCCTCATGGACATCCAGATGCCGATCATGGACGGATTCGAAGCCACCCGAAACATACGCGACTGGGAACGCGAGCAGGGGCTCGCCCCCACACCCGTGGTGGCCATGACCGCCTTTGCCATGGACGAGGACGCCCGGCGATGCTTTGAAGCGGGCGCGGATTACCATCTGCCCAAGCCGGTCAAGAAGAGCGCCCTTTTCGACATCATCCGAAAACTCGCAGGCGAAAGACCTGGCCGGTCCGGGAGTGAAGACCATGCGTGA
- a CDS encoding class II fructose-bisphosphate aldolase has product MAQDTFKKALAVGRPPNVVKNFPNSQALIVSGKVVDRAMLAKGQCMTIAANGRNIFVIEGALRAAQKANAAIIIEIARSESTYCPTTLWNVARRVDYLCNKLGITIPVAVHADHYFMKKWEDVAVAKAEIPSVFDSGVTSIAIDASHMTDDLNLLGNLAVSPSIPAWAGYETEIGEIKGEFGLSSPVEAKYLIQGLNAHGLCPDWIALNNGTTHGIEASGEGIQVDLTAEIHKALTPYGTSGAQHGTSGNDSSRLREIAAKTATTKANVATALQMIAWGVKVNEFGNAIMDGDHFAKVPGQGLDDALWDEMVAYADANGITGGNYKKLNIVFERRWLGQSESIRERMAGAVEDFTYDLLVNVFNAKDTAPIACDLILEAGSYDLGPKAEQFEDPAEWTEEKIKARATEIDTDKGPHGDFDD; this is encoded by the coding sequence ATGGCCCAGGATACTTTCAAGAAAGCACTCGCCGTCGGTCGTCCGCCGAACGTCGTCAAGAATTTCCCCAACTCGCAGGCGCTCATCGTCAGCGGCAAGGTCGTCGACCGCGCCATGCTGGCCAAGGGCCAATGCATGACCATCGCCGCCAACGGTCGAAACATCTTCGTCATCGAAGGCGCGCTCCGTGCCGCGCAGAAGGCCAACGCCGCCATCATCATCGAGATCGCCCGCAGCGAATCCACCTACTGCCCGACCACCCTGTGGAACGTGGCCCGGCGAGTGGACTACCTGTGCAACAAACTCGGCATCACCATCCCCGTAGCCGTGCACGCCGACCATTACTTCATGAAGAAGTGGGAAGACGTGGCCGTGGCCAAGGCTGAAATCCCGTCCGTGTTCGACTCCGGCGTTACCTCGATCGCCATCGACGCCTCGCACATGACCGACGATCTCAACCTGCTCGGCAACCTCGCCGTGTCCCCGTCCATTCCGGCATGGGCCGGTTACGAGACCGAAATCGGCGAGATCAAGGGCGAATTCGGCCTGTCCAGCCCGGTCGAGGCCAAGTACCTCATCCAGGGCCTCAACGCCCACGGCCTGTGCCCCGACTGGATCGCGCTGAACAACGGCACCACCCACGGCATCGAGGCATCCGGCGAAGGCATCCAGGTTGACCTGACCGCCGAAATCCACAAGGCGCTCACGCCTTACGGCACCTCCGGCGCACAGCACGGCACTTCCGGCAACGATTCCTCGCGACTGCGCGAGATCGCCGCCAAGACCGCCACCACCAAGGCCAACGTCGCCACCGCCCTCCAGATGATCGCCTGGGGCGTCAAGGTCAACGAGTTCGGCAACGCCATCATGGACGGCGATCACTTCGCCAAAGTCCCCGGCCAGGGTCTCGATGACGCCCTCTGGGACGAGATGGTCGCCTACGCCGACGCCAACGGCATCACCGGCGGCAATTACAAGAAACTCAACATCGTCTTCGAACGCCGCTGGCTCGGACAGAGCGAATCCATTCGCGAACGCATGGCCGGAGCCGTCGAGGATTTCACCTACGACCTCCTCGTCAACGTGTTCAACGCCAAGGACACCGCCCCCATCGCCTGCGACCTCATCCTCGAAGCCGGTTCCTACGACCTCGGCCCCAAAGCCGAACAGTTCGAAGACCCCGCCGAATGGACCGAAGAAAAAATCAAGGCCCGCGCCACCGAAATCGACACGGACAAAGGCCCCCACGGCGACTTCGACGATTAA
- the ychF gene encoding redox-regulated ATPase YchF, with product MSLSIGIVGLPNVGKSTLFNALTKAQNAESANYAFCTIEPNKAVVPVPDARLDVLAELVNPQRVQNSTVDFVDIAGLVAGASKGEGLGNKFLANIRETQAILHVVRCFDDDDVIHVANSVDPLRDIETIETELILADVQVLENRIERMEKMLKGDKGLAPKIEAGKQLMAHLDQGLPASTFESDLKALPELLAELRLITAKNVIYCANVDEDGLTEDNDYIRSVRDLAEKRGAEFVKISARMEEELVGLEDEDYQEFLESYGISESGLDQIIHTGFHTLGLISYFTAGVKEVRAWTIHDGDKAPRAAGVIHTDFERGFIRAEVISYDNFVKYGSEAKCRAEGVLRVEGKEYVMKDGDVVHFLFNV from the coding sequence ATGTCTTTGAGTATAGGTATCGTCGGGCTGCCCAACGTGGGCAAGTCCACTCTTTTCAACGCGCTTACCAAGGCCCAGAATGCCGAGAGCGCGAACTACGCGTTTTGCACCATCGAGCCGAACAAGGCGGTGGTCCCTGTGCCGGACGCCCGGCTGGATGTGTTGGCCGAATTGGTCAATCCTCAGCGGGTGCAGAACTCCACGGTCGACTTCGTGGACATTGCCGGTCTGGTGGCGGGCGCGAGCAAGGGTGAGGGGCTGGGCAACAAGTTCCTGGCCAACATCCGCGAGACCCAGGCCATTCTGCATGTGGTCCGCTGCTTCGACGATGACGACGTCATCCACGTCGCCAATTCCGTGGACCCGCTGCGCGACATCGAGACCATCGAGACCGAGCTGATCCTCGCCGATGTGCAGGTGCTGGAAAATCGCATCGAGCGCATGGAAAAGATGCTCAAGGGCGACAAGGGACTGGCCCCGAAGATCGAGGCGGGCAAGCAGCTCATGGCCCATCTCGACCAGGGACTGCCCGCATCCACCTTCGAGAGCGACCTTAAGGCTTTGCCGGAACTGCTCGCCGAACTTCGCCTCATCACCGCCAAGAACGTCATCTACTGCGCCAACGTGGACGAGGACGGCCTGACCGAGGACAATGACTACATCCGTTCCGTGCGCGATCTGGCCGAAAAGCGCGGAGCCGAGTTCGTCAAGATTTCCGCCCGCATGGAAGAAGAACTGGTTGGCCTTGAGGATGAGGACTACCAGGAGTTCCTGGAGTCCTACGGCATCAGCGAGTCCGGCCTGGACCAGATCATTCACACCGGCTTCCATACCCTGGGCCTCATCAGCTACTTCACCGCCGGAGTCAAGGAAGTCCGCGCCTGGACCATCCACGACGGCGACAAGGCCCCCCGCGCCGCAGGCGTGATTCATACCGATTTCGAACGCGGCTTCATCCGCGCCGAGGTCATCAGCTACGACAACTTCGTCAAGTATGGTTCCGAGGCTAAATGCCGCGCCGAAGGCGTCCTCCGTGTGGAAGGCAAGGAGTACGTCATGAAGGACGGCGACGTCGTCCACTTTCTGTTCAACGTCTAG
- a CDS encoding trehalose 6-phosphate synthase produces MMAGIDLVELKTLKDFYALMAASREVRRRAVADLVGGRPVDGDITASLSNLLASLEAVEEIDGRKRLSLGGGRTIGLDMSYEIDEARKDIFYLEEGEETFLEMLGDFHPGFDDHVDRGRELLRGVDLNCLVSDRDGTVNNYCARYLTSIQSVYNAVFLTRFARAHVRRPVILTSAPLDGLVRISVSPDGEFYYAASKGRECLDREGGVRRLAISPEKQEAMDGLNARLTELTGRPEYEKFTLIGSGLQFKFGQSTVARQDINGSIDKAESEGFLAVLESLTAELDPGARNFRIEDTGLDVEIILTVETEGEGLKDFDKGDGVKFLDSELGLSLADGASLICGDTASDVPMLETALGLSPDARAIFVTEKKELAERVTGLTDAALIVPEPDMLVAILGTL; encoded by the coding sequence ATGATGGCCGGGATCGATCTCGTTGAACTGAAGACGCTGAAGGATTTCTACGCGCTCATGGCTGCCTCTCGCGAGGTCCGGCGGCGGGCGGTGGCCGATCTCGTAGGAGGGCGGCCCGTCGACGGGGACATCACGGCCTCGCTGTCCAATCTCCTGGCTTCCCTCGAAGCGGTGGAGGAGATCGACGGCAGGAAGCGGCTTTCGCTCGGCGGCGGCCGGACCATCGGTCTGGACATGAGCTACGAGATCGACGAGGCCCGCAAGGATATCTTTTATCTGGAGGAGGGCGAGGAAACCTTCCTGGAGATGCTGGGCGACTTCCACCCCGGCTTCGACGACCATGTGGACCGTGGCCGGGAGCTGCTTCGGGGCGTGGACTTGAATTGTCTGGTCTCCGACCGCGACGGCACCGTCAACAACTACTGCGCCCGCTACCTGACCTCCATCCAGTCCGTCTACAACGCGGTCTTTCTGACCCGGTTCGCCCGCGCCCATGTGCGCAGGCCGGTCATTCTGACCTCGGCCCCCCTGGACGGGCTGGTGCGCATCTCGGTCTCTCCCGACGGCGAGTTCTATTACGCCGCCTCCAAGGGGCGCGAGTGCCTGGACCGCGAGGGCGGGGTGCGGCGGCTGGCCATATCCCCGGAAAAACAGGAAGCCATGGACGGGCTCAACGCCCGGTTGACCGAACTGACCGGACGGCCGGAATACGAGAAATTCACCCTTATCGGATCGGGCCTTCAGTTCAAGTTCGGCCAGTCCACCGTGGCCCGCCAGGACATCAACGGCTCCATCGACAAGGCGGAATCCGAAGGGTTCCTGGCCGTTCTCGAATCGCTGACCGCCGAGCTGGACCCCGGGGCGCGGAATTTCCGCATCGAGGACACCGGGCTGGACGTGGAGATCATTCTCACCGTGGAGACCGAGGGCGAAGGACTCAAGGATTTCGACAAGGGCGACGGCGTGAAGTTCCTGGATAGCGAGCTCGGCCTGAGCCTGGCCGACGGGGCCAGCCTGATATGCGGCGACACGGCGTCGGACGTGCCCATGCTCGAAACGGCCCTGGGCCTTTCGCCGGATGCCAGGGCTATTTTCGTAACAGAAAAGAAGGAGTTGGCGGAGCGGGTGACCGGCCTGACCGATGCGGCGCTTATCGTGCCGGAGCCGGACATGCTCGTGGCCATTCTGGGTACCTTGTGA
- a CDS encoding beta-phosphoglucomutase family hydrolase, whose translation MAAITLKGVVFDLDGVVTRTAKVHAQAWETAFNDFLKHHAEETGTPFEPFDRTNDYQNYVDGKPRFEGVLSFLKSRNIRLDPGTPEDPPGFGTVCAIGNRKNVLFQEILKEEGPEVFDTSVALIKDLKRNGVLVALATSSRNGMLVLDLAGLTDLFDVFVDGLVSAELDLKGKPDPDIFVTAAEKMGLNPNECVVVEDAISGVQAGCAGNFGLTLGVARNIGGEMLKRFGADMVVSDLGEITVDDLIEWFESGMATDEWFLSYHGFEPGDEKLRETLTTVGNGYLGTRGAYECECSSYYFYPGTYISGIFNKTPSDVEGREIWNNDMVNCPNWLPVSFKIGNGEFVSPLAMEILSYSHRLNMREAVMERHMVVRDQVGRISRISSRRVASMSEPHLLALQFDFTPLNYSAKLTFRSSLDGNVGNEGVARYASLNTRHLNRVGGGKSGEGIYLHVETSHSRYQIVMAAKTRMLEDGKPIDTRKDVVQERAMVSEEICVQVKENHCYGLEKFVFVRTSLDREPGDLREMCLDGLKSVKTFKGVHGPHVKFWKGLWQKADIRVRGDRFVQRVLRLHVYHLLVTASPHNVGRDAGMPARGLSGEAYRGHIFWDEVYILPFFDANFPDISKALLMYRYNRLDAARKYARENGCVGAMFPWQTADDGSEETQEVHYNPESKNWGPDLSRRQRHVSIAVFVNAWRYVAWTGDQAFLREYGAELMLDIARFWGDIATYDGASDKYHIDGVMGPDEFHEKVPGENKPGVRDNAYTNIMTVWLLEKALDILDSLPPKIRKQVTGRIGLTDEEIAKWQDMTTKLNVIVTEDGIVSQFDGYMDLPELDWDSYRQRFYSIHRMDRILKAEGDSPDNYKVAKQADTLMTWYILEPEEVARILRKLGHEVKDPVKLLKDNYDFYEKRTSHGSTLSKVVHAVIAKYIYPSNVSWDWFIEAMESDIRDTQGGTTVEGIHTGVMAGTLEVLKQDYAGLNLSSSPMKVDPDPPAHWGEMRLSFIWRSIWFDLVIEQDRVNMTAFHQGDKVVPVEIFGECFELKPGKTVEARRPQG comes from the coding sequence GTGGCAGCTATCACACTCAAGGGCGTCGTCTTCGATCTGGACGGCGTCGTCACCCGGACAGCAAAGGTGCACGCCCAGGCGTGGGAAACCGCTTTCAACGATTTCCTCAAGCATCACGCGGAGGAGACCGGCACTCCGTTCGAGCCCTTCGACCGCACGAACGACTACCAGAACTATGTGGACGGCAAGCCGCGCTTCGAGGGTGTGCTGAGCTTCCTCAAGTCGCGGAACATCCGCCTCGATCCGGGCACGCCCGAGGACCCGCCCGGCTTCGGCACGGTCTGCGCCATCGGCAACAGAAAAAATGTCCTTTTCCAGGAGATTCTCAAGGAGGAAGGACCCGAGGTCTTCGACACCTCCGTGGCCCTGATAAAGGACCTCAAGCGAAACGGCGTGCTCGTGGCCCTGGCGACCTCCAGCCGCAACGGGATGCTCGTTCTTGATCTGGCCGGTTTGACGGACCTCTTCGATGTCTTCGTGGACGGCCTGGTCTCGGCCGAGCTTGATCTCAAGGGCAAGCCCGATCCGGACATCTTCGTCACCGCCGCCGAAAAGATGGGCCTCAATCCCAACGAATGCGTGGTCGTCGAGGACGCCATCTCAGGCGTCCAGGCAGGCTGCGCGGGCAATTTCGGCCTGACCCTGGGCGTTGCCCGGAACATCGGCGGGGAGATGCTCAAGCGGTTCGGGGCGGACATGGTCGTGTCCGACCTGGGCGAGATCACCGTGGACGATCTCATCGAATGGTTCGAATCCGGCATGGCCACGGACGAGTGGTTCCTCTCCTACCACGGCTTCGAGCCGGGCGATGAGAAGCTGCGCGAGACGCTGACGACCGTGGGCAACGGATATCTCGGCACGCGTGGAGCCTATGAGTGCGAGTGCTCGTCCTATTATTTCTATCCCGGCACCTACATCTCCGGCATCTTCAACAAGACCCCCAGCGATGTGGAGGGGCGCGAGATATGGAACAACGACATGGTCAACTGCCCCAACTGGCTGCCCGTGTCCTTCAAGATAGGCAACGGGGAGTTCGTCTCGCCGCTGGCCATGGAGATACTGAGCTATTCCCATAGGTTGAACATGCGCGAGGCCGTCATGGAACGCCATATGGTTGTCCGCGACCAAGTGGGGCGCATCTCCCGTATTTCCTCCAGGCGCGTGGCCTCCATGTCCGAGCCCCATCTGCTTGCCCTGCAATTCGATTTCACCCCGCTCAACTATTCGGCCAAGTTGACCTTCCGTTCATCACTGGACGGCAACGTGGGCAACGAGGGCGTGGCCCGTTACGCCAGCCTGAACACGCGCCACCTCAACCGGGTGGGCGGCGGAAAGAGCGGCGAAGGCATCTATCTGCACGTGGAGACGTCCCATTCGCGCTATCAGATCGTCATGGCCGCCAAGACCCGGATGCTGGAGGACGGTAAACCCATCGACACGCGCAAGGATGTGGTTCAGGAGAGGGCCATGGTCTCCGAGGAAATCTGTGTCCAGGTCAAGGAAAATCATTGCTACGGCCTGGAGAAGTTCGTCTTCGTGCGGACTTCGCTTGACCGCGAGCCCGGCGACCTCCGCGAGATGTGTCTGGACGGCCTCAAGTCGGTAAAGACTTTCAAGGGGGTCCATGGTCCTCACGTCAAGTTCTGGAAGGGGCTGTGGCAGAAGGCCGATATCCGGGTCAGGGGCGACCGTTTCGTGCAACGGGTGCTTAGGCTGCACGTTTATCACCTGCTGGTCACCGCCAGCCCGCACAACGTGGGCCGCGACGCGGGAATGCCCGCCAGGGGACTTTCAGGCGAGGCGTACCGGGGGCACATCTTCTGGGACGAGGTCTACATCCTGCCCTTCTTCGATGCCAATTTCCCGGACATCTCCAAGGCCCTGCTCATGTACCGCTACAACCGTCTGGACGCGGCCCGCAAGTACGCCCGGGAGAACGGCTGCGTCGGGGCCATGTTCCCTTGGCAGACCGCAGACGACGGCAGCGAGGAGACCCAGGAAGTACATTACAACCCCGAGTCCAAGAACTGGGGGCCGGACCTGTCGCGCCGCCAGCGGCACGTATCCATCGCCGTGTTTGTCAACGCCTGGCGATACGTGGCCTGGACCGGTGACCAGGCGTTCCTGCGCGAATACGGGGCGGAGCTGATGCTCGACATCGCCCGGTTCTGGGGCGACATCGCCACCTATGACGGAGCTTCGGACAAGTACCATATCGACGGGGTCATGGGGCCGGACGAGTTCCATGAGAAGGTTCCGGGTGAGAACAAGCCGGGTGTGCGCGACAACGCCTACACCAACATCATGACCGTCTGGCTCCTGGAGAAGGCGCTGGATATCCTCGACAGCCTGCCGCCCAAGATTCGGAAGCAGGTGACCGGGCGCATAGGCCTGACCGACGAGGAGATCGCCAAGTGGCAGGATATGACCACCAAGCTCAACGTTATCGTGACCGAGGACGGCATCGTCAGCCAGTTCGACGGCTACATGGATCTGCCCGAGCTGGATTGGGATTCCTACCGCCAGCGGTTCTACTCCATCCACCGCATGGACCGCATCCTCAAGGCAGAGGGCGATTCGCCCGACAACTACAAGGTCGCCAAGCAGGCGGATACCTTGATGACCTGGTACATTCTCGAACCCGAAGAGGTGGCCCGCATCCTGCGCAAGCTCGGCCATGAGGTAAAAGACCCTGTTAAGCTCCTCAAGGATAATTATGACTTCTACGAGAAGCGGACCAGCCACGGCTCCACGCTCTCCAAGGTGGTTCACGCCGTCATCGCCAAGTACATCTACCCGAGCAACGTGTCCTGGGATTGGTTCATCGAGGCCATGGAATCCGATATCCGGGATACCCAGGGCGGCACCACAGTTGAAGGCATCCACACCGGCGTCATGGCCGGCACCCTGGAGGTCCTCAAGCAGGATTATGCCGGACTCAACCTCTCGTCCTCGCCCATGAAGGTGGACCCCGATCCGCCCGCGCATTGGGGGGAGATGCGGCTGTCCTTCATCTGGCGGTCCATCTGGTTCGATCTCGTTATCGAGCAGGACCGCGTGAACATGACGGCCTTCCATCAGGGCGACAAGGTCGTGCCCGTGGAAATATTCGGTGAGTGTTTTGAGCTGAAGCCGGGCAAGACCGTCGAGGCCCGACGGCCCCAAGGATAA
- a CDS encoding alpha/beta hydrolase, which produces MRDFRLLWCHGSLSRPWGTKSMALAETALKMGLSMEGPDFSDLDDPDSRVARLTSILAEDDRPAILAGSSMGGYVAAAASMTADVTGLFLLAPAFYLPGYAVHVFSNLPGPATVIHGWNDDVVPVDNAIRFARTHKAALHVLADGHRLENSTAELCALFARFLASATAPDAPGRP; this is translated from the coding sequence ATGCGTGATTTCCGCCTGCTGTGGTGCCACGGCTCCCTGAGCCGCCCATGGGGAACCAAAAGCATGGCCCTCGCCGAGACGGCCCTGAAGATGGGACTGAGCATGGAAGGACCGGACTTCAGCGACCTGGACGACCCGGACAGCAGGGTGGCCCGCCTGACCTCCATCCTGGCCGAAGACGACCGGCCCGCCATCCTGGCCGGTTCGAGCATGGGCGGATACGTGGCCGCGGCCGCCTCCATGACCGCCGACGTAACAGGCCTCTTCCTCCTCGCTCCCGCCTTCTACCTGCCGGGCTACGCCGTGCACGTCTTTTCCAACCTGCCCGGCCCCGCCACCGTAATCCACGGCTGGAACGACGATGTGGTCCCAGTGGACAACGCCATCCGCTTCGCCCGCACCCACAAGGCCGCGCTCCACGTTCTCGCAGACGGACATCGACTGGAAAATTCCACAGCCGAACTTTGCGCCCTGTTCGCCCGCTTCCTGGCTTCCGCCACCGCGCCGGACGCACCGGGTCGCCCCTAA